A genome region from Aphelocoma coerulescens isolate FSJ_1873_10779 chromosome Z unlocalized genomic scaffold, UR_Acoe_1.0 ChrZ, whole genome shotgun sequence includes the following:
- the S1PR3 gene encoding sphingosine 1-phosphate receptor 3, producing MMAAVTMPPDALVSPQGNEEVDSLIVLHYNYTGKLILREKATDKIDLPTMSFLILCSFIVLENLMVLIAIWKNNKFHNRMYFFIGNLALCDLLAGIVYKVNILMSGKKTLSLSSTIWFIREGSMFVALGASTFSLLAIAIERHLTMIKMRPYDANKKYRVFLLIGTCWLISISLGALPILGWNCINNLPDCSTILPLYSKKYVVFCISIFIAILVAIVILYARIYILVKSSSRNVTNHNNTERSMALLRTVVIVVSVFIACWSPLFILFLIDVACRVKECSILYKAHWFIALAVINSAMNPIIYTLASKEMRRAFFRLVCGCLVKSKVARSLPIQPTPDHSRSKSSSSNTQKPKEDLPPMNVPSCIAEKNESSFHNGNFCK from the coding sequence ATGATGGCAGCAGTTACCATGCCACCTGATGCTCTTGTCAGCCCTCAAGGAAATGAAGAGGTGGACTCTCTGATTGTACTGCATTATAATTACACAGGAAAGCTTATTTTAAGGGAAAAGGCAACTGATAAAATAGACCTGCCCACTATGTCATTTCTGATCCTGTGTAGTTTCATAGTCCTGGAAAACTTGATGGTATTGATTGCCATATGGAAAAACAATAAATTCCACAACCGCATGTACTTTTTTATAGGCAATCTAGCTCTCTGTGATCTTTTAGCTGGGATTGTTTACAAAGTAAACATTCTTATGTCTGGGAAGAAAACTCTGAGCTTGTCCTCCACAATCTGGTTCATTAGGGAAGGTAGCATGTTTGTTGCCCTGGGAGCCTCCACTTTCAGCTTGCTAGCAATAGCTATTGAGCGGCATTTGACCATGATTAAAATGAGGCCTTACGAcgcaaataaaaaatacagagtGTTCCTTCTCATTGGTACATGCTGGCTTATTTCAATTTCTTTGGGTGCCCTCCCCATCCTCGGCTGGAACTGTATAAACAACTTACCAGATTGCTCAACAATTTTGCCTCTTTACTCCAAAAAGTATGTTGTGTTCTGCATTAGTATCTTCATAGCCATTTTGGTTGCCATTGTCATCCTTTATGCCCGTATCTACATACTGGTTAAGTCCAGCAGTCGTAATGTCACCAACCACAACAACACGGAGCGGTCCATGGCACTCCTTAGGACTGTTGTGATCGTTGTTAGTGTCTTCATTGCATGCTGGTCTCCACTGTTCATCCTGTTCCTCATTGACGTGGCCTGCAGAGTCAAGGAGTGCTCTATCTTGTACAAAGCCCACTGGTTTATTGCTCTGGCCGTCATCAATTCCGCAATGAACCCCATCATCTACACCCTGGCCAGTAAGGAAATGCGTCGGGCTTTCTTTCGCCTTGTTTGTGGCTGCCTGGTGAAATCCAAGGTGGCCAGATCTTTGCCTATTCAGCCCACACCAGATCACAGTCGAAGTAAATCGAGCAGCAGCAATACCCAGAAGCCGAAGGAAGATTTGCCACCAATGAATGTTCCCTCATGTATTGCTGAGAAAAATGAATCTTCATTTCACAACGGAAACTTCTGTAAGTAA